A region of Mesorhizobium sp. M3A.F.Ca.ET.080.04.2.1 DNA encodes the following proteins:
- the fliQ gene encoding flagellar biosynthesis protein FliQ, translating to MNEADALDIVQYAVWTVLTASAPVVLVAMAVGIGIALIQALTQIQEITLTFVPKIVAIMLVVALTGPFIGSQISAFTNVIFERIEHGF from the coding sequence ATGAACGAGGCCGACGCCCTCGATATCGTCCAGTATGCGGTGTGGACGGTGCTCACCGCCTCCGCGCCGGTGGTGCTGGTGGCGATGGCGGTCGGCATCGGCATCGCGCTCATCCAGGCGCTGACCCAGATTCAGGAGATCACGCTGACCTTCGTGCCGAAGATCGTCGCCATCATGCTGGTGGTGGCGTTGACCGGCCCGTTCATCGGCAGCCAGATCTCGGCCTTCACCAATGTGATCTTCGAGCGCATCGAGCACGGCTTCTGA
- the flbT gene encoding flagellar biosynthesis repressor FlbT, with protein MTNTLKISLKPNEKIYINGAVIRVDRKVSLELMNDVQFLLESHVIQADQASTPLKQLYFIVQIMLMNPQGASEAREMFRRSLPLLIASFEDGEICSALKQIDRMVGEDHIYEALKAIRALYPLERRALGGNDDVVEPPRALAMGA; from the coding sequence ATGACCAACACGCTCAAGATCTCGCTGAAGCCGAACGAGAAGATCTACATCAACGGTGCCGTCATCCGCGTCGACCGCAAGGTCTCGCTCGAGCTGATGAATGACGTCCAGTTTCTGCTGGAGAGCCATGTCATCCAGGCCGACCAGGCCTCGACGCCGCTGAAGCAGCTCTATTTCATCGTGCAGATCATGCTGATGAACCCGCAGGGCGCCTCCGAAGCCCGCGAGATGTTCCGCCGCTCGCTGCCCTTGCTGATCGCCAGCTTCGAAGACGGTGAAATCTGCAGCGCGTTGAAGCAGATCGATCGCATGGTCGGCGAGGATCACATTTACGAAGCGCTGAAGGCGATCCGGGCGCTGTATCCACTGGAACGCCGCGCGCTTGGCGGCAATGACGACGTTGTGGAACCGCCGCGCGCGCTGGCAATGGGAGCATAG
- the flgD gene encoding flagellar hook assembly protein FlgD — MTVDMTTTIPAGANSTTTATSKTAVDYQSFLKLLIAEMKNQDPTKPMDSTQYVAQLATFSQVEQSVQANTKLDQIIQSSALSQADALIGRSITSADGKTTGTVASVKLASSGLIAVLQNGTEVPVGTGVSIKPAS; from the coding sequence ATGACCGTTGACATGACGACGACCATTCCGGCGGGCGCCAACTCGACCACCACGGCGACCTCCAAGACCGCGGTCGACTACCAGTCGTTCCTGAAGCTTCTGATTGCCGAGATGAAGAACCAGGATCCGACCAAGCCGATGGACTCCACGCAATATGTCGCGCAGCTCGCGACGTTCTCGCAGGTGGAGCAGTCGGTCCAGGCGAACACCAAGCTCGACCAGATCATCCAGTCCTCGGCGCTGTCGCAGGCAGACGCCCTGATCGGCCGCTCGATCACCTCCGCCGACGGCAAGACGACCGGAACGGTTGCTTCGGTGAAGCTCGCCAGTAGCGGCCTGATCGCCGTGCTGCAGAACGGCACGGAAGTCCCGGTCGGCACCGGCGTCTCGATCAAGCCGGCCAGCTAG
- a CDS encoding flagellar hook-associated family protein — translation MKATAVSSAAISNALRYQQMRMQADLVKATTETQTGKVADVGLALGGRTTQAVTFQRDLDRLNGIIDSNSLVAARLTSTQDSLGQLSDVAQDLLTALTSAVSGDSSTSVTQTSGATALQQMTAILNTSVNGEYLFAGTNTDVKPIDDFSAAGSPAKAAFDAAFTSYFGFPQNDPAAAGITAAQMDDFITTAVEPQFLGSGWQTNWSSATDDQITSRIALSETTQTSVSANEQGIRKLAMAAAMVSTLFTGKISEAGQNTIVSRAQKLVGEAIGGIVQVQSEAGLAQKRVSDASDRMKTQVDLFEKHIIDLEGVDPSEAATRVADLTQHIETSFALTARLQQLSLLNYLT, via the coding sequence ATGAAAGCGACAGCCGTTTCCTCAGCCGCCATCTCCAACGCCCTGCGCTACCAGCAGATGCGCATGCAGGCTGATCTCGTCAAAGCGACGACGGAAACCCAGACCGGCAAGGTGGCGGATGTCGGCCTCGCGCTTGGCGGGCGCACGACCCAGGCCGTCACCTTCCAGCGCGATCTCGACCGGCTCAACGGCATCATCGATTCCAATTCGCTGGTCGCCGCGCGCCTGACATCGACGCAGGATTCGCTTGGCCAGCTGTCGGATGTCGCGCAGGACCTGCTGACGGCGCTGACCAGCGCCGTGTCGGGCGACTCCTCGACCAGCGTCACGCAGACCTCCGGCGCCACCGCGCTGCAGCAGATGACGGCCATCCTCAACACCAGCGTGAATGGCGAATATCTGTTTGCCGGCACCAACACCGACGTCAAGCCGATAGACGATTTCAGCGCCGCCGGTTCACCCGCCAAGGCAGCGTTCGATGCTGCCTTCACCAGCTACTTCGGATTCCCCCAGAACGACCCGGCCGCCGCGGGCATCACCGCCGCCCAGATGGACGATTTCATCACCACCGCCGTCGAGCCGCAATTCCTGGGCTCCGGCTGGCAGACCAACTGGTCGAGCGCGACGGACGATCAGATCACCAGCCGCATCGCCTTGAGCGAGACCACCCAGACCTCGGTCAGCGCCAACGAGCAGGGCATCCGCAAGCTCGCCATGGCGGCTGCCATGGTCAGCACTCTCTTTACCGGCAAAATCAGCGAGGCGGGCCAGAACACGATCGTCAGCCGCGCGCAGAAGCTGGTCGGCGAAGCCATCGGCGGCATCGTCCAGGTGCAGTCCGAAGCCGGCCTCGCGCAGAAGCGCGTTTCCGACGCCAGCGACCGCATGAAGACCCAGGTCGATCTCTTCGAGAAGCACATCATCGACCTCGAAGGCGTCGATCCCTCCGAGGCCGCGACCCGCGTTGCCGACCTGACGCAGCATATTGAGACGTCCTTCGCCCTGACCGCGCGCCTGCAGCAACTCAGCCTGTTGAACTACCTGACCTGA
- the flaF gene encoding flagellar biosynthesis regulator FlaF, producing the protein MYQFSYADIQTDSVADAKDRERQLLTRSIDMLAAAAAVGHDSMEAVEALHFTNRIWTTFVEDLGSSENALPKELRANLISIGLWLLRETEDIRQGRTSNFEGLIEVSQIIRDGIQ; encoded by the coding sequence ATGTATCAATTCTCCTACGCCGACATCCAGACCGACTCCGTCGCCGATGCCAAGGACCGGGAGCGGCAGCTCTTGACCCGTTCGATCGACATGTTGGCCGCCGCAGCGGCCGTCGGCCATGACTCGATGGAAGCGGTCGAGGCGCTGCATTTCACCAATCGCATCTGGACCACCTTCGTCGAGGATCTCGGCTCCAGCGAGAATGCCCTGCCGAAGGAACTGCGCGCCAACCTGATCTCGATCGGCCTGTGGCTGCTGCGCGAGACGGAGGACATTCGGCAGGGCCGAACCAGCAATTTCGAAGGCTTGATCGAGGTGTCGCAGATCATCCGGGACGGTATCCAATGA